The following are encoded together in the Pseudomonas sp. IB20 genome:
- a CDS encoding formate/nitrite transporter family protein — MATQEDGKTPNLSQEEQHDVDKNQPPRAAVLHEIIRTQGDQELERSVAALWWSALAAGLTMGLSLMGMGLLNSRLPDGEGFKVIASFGYCAGFLAVILARQQLFTENTLTAVLPVMSKPTLSNAGRLLRLWTVVLVGNLCGTLLVAYVMLHLPIFDTKTDMAFLEIGRKVMENDPGQMFAKGIISGWMIATMVWMIPSMESAKMFIIVLITYLMALGDFTHIVVGSAEVSYLVFAGELPWKDFWLIFAGPTLAGNIIGGSFIFALISHAQIRSESSLPGKAAADPRHPQQINKGQ, encoded by the coding sequence ATGGCCACGCAAGAAGACGGCAAGACCCCCAACTTGTCGCAGGAAGAGCAACACGACGTCGACAAGAACCAGCCGCCTCGCGCGGCAGTGCTGCACGAAATCATCCGTACTCAGGGCGATCAGGAACTGGAGCGCAGCGTCGCCGCTTTATGGTGGTCGGCGTTGGCCGCCGGCCTGACCATGGGCTTGTCGTTGATGGGGATGGGCCTGCTAAATTCACGGCTGCCGGACGGTGAAGGGTTCAAGGTGATTGCCAGCTTCGGTTACTGCGCAGGTTTTCTGGCGGTGATCCTCGCCCGTCAGCAGTTGTTTACCGAAAACACCCTGACGGCCGTGCTGCCGGTAATGAGCAAGCCCACCCTGAGCAATGCCGGGCGATTGCTGCGGTTGTGGACGGTGGTGCTAGTCGGCAACCTGTGCGGCACCTTGCTGGTGGCCTACGTGATGCTGCACTTGCCGATCTTCGACACCAAGACCGACATGGCCTTCCTCGAAATCGGCCGTAAGGTCATGGAAAACGACCCCGGCCAGATGTTCGCCAAGGGCATAATTTCCGGCTGGATGATCGCCACCATGGTGTGGATGATCCCGTCCATGGAAAGCGCGAAGATGTTCATCATCGTCCTGATCACCTACCTGATGGCGCTTGGGGATTTCACCCATATCGTGGTGGGTTCGGCGGAAGTCTCGTACCTGGTATTTGCCGGCGAACTACCGTGGAAGGACTTCTGGCTGATATTTGCCGGGCCGACCCTGGCGGGCAATATCATCGGCGGCAGTTTTATCTTTGCCCTGATCAGCCATGCGCAGATTCGCAGCGAAAGCAGCTTGCCGGGCAAAGCGGCTGCGGACCCGAGGCATCCGCAGCAGATCAACAAGGGTCAGTGA
- a CDS encoding acyl-CoA thioesterase → MNFHTRKWVKPEDLNPNGTLFGGSLLRWIDEEAAIYAIVQLGNQRVVTKYISEINFVSASRQGDIIELGITATEFGRTSITLTCEVRNKITRKSILTVEKMVFVNLGEDGLPAPHGRTEIKYVKDQFQEDGIKD, encoded by the coding sequence ATGAACTTCCACACCCGCAAATGGGTAAAACCTGAAGACCTCAACCCCAACGGCACCCTGTTCGGCGGCAGCTTGCTGCGCTGGATCGATGAAGAAGCGGCCATTTATGCGATTGTCCAATTGGGCAACCAGCGGGTGGTGACCAAGTACATCTCCGAAATCAACTTCGTCAGCGCCTCGCGCCAGGGCGATATCATCGAGCTGGGCATCACCGCCACCGAGTTCGGCCGCACCTCGATCACCCTGACCTGCGAAGTGCGCAACAAGATCACCCGCAAGAGCATTTTGACCGTGGAAAAAATGGTCTTCGTCAACCTGGGTGAAGACGGCTTGCCGGCGCCCCACGGCCGTACCGAGATCAAGTACGTGAAAGACCAGTTTCAAGAAGACGGCATCAAAGACTAA
- the ahcY gene encoding adenosylhomocysteinase, whose translation MSAVITPADFNDYKVADMSLAAWGRRETFIAESEMPALMGLRRKYAAELPLKGAKILGCIHMTIQTAVLIETLVALGAEVRWSSCNIFSTQDQAAAAIAAAGIAVYAWKGETEEEYEWCLEQTILKDGKPWDANMILDDGGDLTELLHKKYPQILDRVHGVTEETTTGVHRLLDMLAKGELKIPAINVNDSVTKSKNDNKYGCRHSLNDAIKRGTDHLLSGKQALVIGYGDVGKGSSQSLRQEGMIVKVSEVDPICAMQACMDGFEVVSPFIDGINDGTAASIDKALLGKIDLIVTTTGNVNVCDANMLKALKKRAVVCNIGHFDNEIDTAFMRKNWAWEEVKPQVHKVHRTGAGDFDPQNDDYLILLAEGRLVNLGNATGHPSRIMDGSFANQVLAQIFLFDQKYADLSPAQKAERLTVEVLPKKLDEEVALEMVRGFGGVVTQLTKTQADYIGVTVEGPFKPHAYRY comes from the coding sequence ATGAGCGCTGTAATTACGCCTGCAGATTTCAACGACTACAAAGTCGCCGACATGTCCCTCGCTGCCTGGGGCCGTCGCGAAACCTTTATCGCCGAATCCGAAATGCCTGCCTTGATGGGCCTGCGCCGCAAGTACGCCGCAGAGCTTCCGCTCAAAGGCGCGAAGATCCTCGGCTGCATCCACATGACCATCCAGACTGCCGTGCTGATCGAAACCCTGGTTGCCCTGGGCGCCGAAGTGCGTTGGTCGTCCTGCAACATTTTCTCGACTCAAGACCAGGCCGCTGCCGCTATCGCTGCTGCCGGTATCGCGGTTTATGCCTGGAAAGGCGAGACCGAAGAAGAGTACGAGTGGTGCCTGGAGCAAACCATCTTGAAAGATGGCAAGCCATGGGACGCCAACATGATCCTCGACGACGGCGGCGACCTGACCGAGCTGCTGCACAAGAAGTACCCGCAGATTCTCGACCGCGTCCACGGCGTGACCGAAGAAACCACCACCGGCGTGCACCGCCTGCTGGACATGCTGGCCAAGGGCGAGCTGAAAATCCCGGCCATCAACGTCAACGACTCGGTGACCAAGAGCAAGAACGACAACAAGTACGGCTGCCGTCACAGCCTGAACGATGCGATCAAGCGCGGTACCGACCACCTGCTGTCGGGCAAACAAGCCCTGGTGATCGGCTACGGTGACGTGGGCAAGGGTTCGTCCCAGTCCCTGCGTCAGGAAGGCATGATCGTTAAGGTCTCCGAAGTTGACCCGATCTGCGCCATGCAAGCCTGCATGGACGGTTTCGAAGTGGTTTCGCCGTTCATCGACGGCATCAACGACGGCACTGCAGCCAGCATCGACAAGGCCCTGCTGGGCAAGATCGACCTGATCGTGACCACCACCGGTAACGTCAATGTTTGCGACGCGAACATGCTCAAGGCCCTGAAAAAGCGCGCCGTGGTGTGCAACATCGGTCACTTCGACAACGAAATCGACACCGCTTTCATGCGCAAAAACTGGGCATGGGAAGAAGTGAAGCCACAGGTACACAAGGTTCACCGTACCGGTGCGGGTGATTTCGACCCACAGAACGACGACTACCTGATCCTGCTGGCTGAAGGCCGCCTGGTTAACCTGGGCAACGCCACCGGCCACCCAAGCCGCATCATGGACGGCTCGTTCGCCAACCAGGTACTGGCGCAAATCTTCCTGTTCGACCAGAAGTACGCCGACCTGTCGCCAGCCCAGAAAGCCGAGCGCCTGACCGTGGAAGTGCTGCCGAAGAAACTCGACGAAGAAGTGGCCCTGGAAATGGTCCGCGGCTTCGGCGGCGTGGTGACTCAACTGACCAAGACCCAGGCCGACTACATCGGCGTGACCGTCGAAGGTCCGTTCAAGCCGCACGCTTACCGCTACTGA
- the metF gene encoding methylenetetrahydrofolate reductase [NAD(P)H], whose amino-acid sequence MSQDRRYSFEFFPTKTDAGHEKLMATAKQLASYNPDFFSCTYGAGGSTRDRTINTVLQLESEVKVPAAPHLSCVGDSKADLRSLLTQYKQAGIKRIVALRGDLPSGMGMASGELRYANDLVSFIREESGDHFHIEVAAYPEMHPQARNFEDDLQNFVRKANAGANSAITQYFFNADSYFYFVERVRAMGVNIPIVPGIMPITNYSKLARFSDACGAEIPRWVRKQLEAYGDDVKSIQAFGEQVISQMCEQLLQGGAPGLHFYTLNQAEPSLAIWNNLKLPR is encoded by the coding sequence ATGTCCCAAGACCGTCGCTACAGCTTCGAGTTCTTCCCGACCAAGACCGATGCTGGGCATGAAAAACTGATGGCGACTGCCAAGCAGTTGGCCAGCTACAACCCCGACTTCTTCTCCTGCACCTACGGCGCCGGCGGCTCTACCCGTGATCGCACGATCAACACCGTGTTGCAGCTGGAAAGCGAAGTCAAAGTTCCCGCCGCTCCGCACTTGTCGTGCGTAGGCGACAGCAAGGCCGACCTGCGCAGCCTGCTGACCCAGTACAAACAAGCCGGCATCAAGCGCATCGTCGCCCTGCGTGGTGACTTGCCGTCCGGCATGGGCATGGCCAGCGGCGAGCTGCGCTACGCCAATGACCTGGTGAGTTTCATCCGTGAAGAGAGCGGCGATCACTTCCATATCGAAGTGGCGGCTTACCCGGAGATGCACCCCCAGGCACGCAATTTCGAAGACGATCTGCAGAACTTCGTGCGCAAGGCCAACGCCGGCGCCAACAGCGCGATCACCCAGTACTTCTTCAACGCCGACAGCTACTTCTACTTCGTCGAGCGTGTACGGGCCATGGGTGTGAACATCCCGATCGTGCCGGGCATCATGCCGATCACCAACTACAGCAAGCTGGCGCGCTTCTCCGACGCTTGCGGTGCTGAAATCCCACGCTGGGTGCGCAAGCAACTGGAAGCCTATGGCGATGACGTCAAGAGCATCCAGGCATTCGGCGAGCAGGTTATCAGCCAGATGTGCGAACAACTGCTGCAAGGTGGCGCACCAGGGTTGCACTTCTACACCCTGAACCAGGCTGAGCCTAGCCTGGCCATCTGGAACAACCTCAAGCTGCCGCGCTAA
- a CDS encoding substrate-binding periplasmic protein — protein MPVILKLLTAVLFTCLSFTAYGEKLRIVTEPWAPYVYDDNGSMRGLDYETTVIVFQRLGVDVEWQFLPWKRCLAMLEQGHADGALDIFHSHERDALLLYPSEPLSDVEFVLFYANDRPHPAETLDDLRGLTVGNSPGYLYGDAFSDSTLFNREPAPSHEANFGKLSLGRVDLVITDRRVGQHVIKAMGLEGKVSQAPLVVSRQPQFLAVRRGAGMDLLVQRFAAELKRFKQEPTYAALSAKYGGIQAITASEHTVEQQESGAP, from the coding sequence ATGCCCGTCATTCTTAAGCTGTTGACCGCTGTGCTTTTTACTTGCCTGAGCTTCACCGCTTACGGCGAGAAATTGCGCATTGTCACCGAGCCCTGGGCACCTTATGTGTACGACGATAACGGCAGCATGCGCGGCCTGGATTATGAAACCACGGTGATCGTGTTCCAGCGCCTGGGCGTGGACGTGGAGTGGCAATTCCTGCCCTGGAAACGCTGCCTGGCCATGCTCGAGCAAGGCCACGCCGATGGCGCGCTGGACATTTTCCACAGCCATGAGCGCGACGCCCTGCTGCTTTACCCCAGCGAGCCGCTGTCGGACGTCGAGTTCGTACTGTTCTACGCCAACGACCGCCCTCACCCGGCCGAAACCCTCGACGACCTGCGCGGGCTGACTGTCGGCAATTCGCCGGGCTACCTGTATGGCGACGCCTTCAGCGACTCCACCCTGTTCAACCGCGAGCCGGCGCCCAGCCATGAAGCCAACTTCGGCAAACTGTCGCTGGGGCGTGTCGATCTGGTGATCACGGACCGCCGGGTCGGCCAGCATGTGATCAAGGCCATGGGCCTGGAAGGCAAGGTCAGCCAGGCGCCCCTCGTGGTCAGCCGCCAGCCGCAATTTCTCGCCGTGCGCCGTGGCGCGGGCATGGACCTGCTGGTGCAACGCTTCGCCGCCGAGCTCAAGCGCTTTAAACAAGAGCCCACCTACGCCGCCTTGAGCGCCAAATATGGCGGAATTCAAGCGATTACGGCCTCAGAACACACCGTTGAGCAGCAGGAAAGCGGCGCGCCGTGA
- a CDS encoding DEAD/DEAH box helicase, with protein sequence MSFASLGLSEALVRAIEAAGYTEPTPVQQRAIPAVLQGRDLMVAAQTGTGKTGGFALPILERLFPNGHPDKSQRHGPRQPRVLVLTPTRELAAQVHDSFKLYARDLKFVSACIFGGVGMNPQVQAMSRGVDVLVACPGRLLDLCGQGSVDLSHVEILVLDEADRMLDMGFVHDVKKVLARLPAKRQNLLFSATFSNDITALAGKLLHNPERIEVTPPNTTVERIEQRVFRLAASHKRSLLAHLITAGAWEQVLVFTRTKHGANRLAEYLDKHGLTAVAIHGNKSQNARTKALADFKAGEVRILVATDIAARGLDIDQLPHVVNFELPNVDEDYVHRIGRTGRAGRSGEAISLVAPDEEKLLKSIERMTKQKIADGDLMGFDSSAVEAEKPEVRERPDVRNPRNPRGPKGDGPNGGGGGGGRRDKGKDKGGKEKAPTNGRGERPAREQKPREGTPAREQRQPSQPPRATADRAPDEFLDDDVDNFGNRVDYVPQAKPAQGRGRRPGAPAPGAGTGSGAPRGGQPQGGRQNAPRNSSGGTTGTPPAKRSGPRSGAPRDGQARRDDSRSNNRRPARDEQPSLSEPAVQNPRGGPAPKIIHKESKADRFPTPEQLDQLPGRPRGEKPALLTRNR encoded by the coding sequence ATGTCCTTTGCTTCCCTCGGTCTCTCCGAGGCTTTAGTCCGCGCCATCGAGGCGGCGGGCTATACCGAGCCTACTCCGGTGCAACAGCGGGCCATTCCCGCCGTGTTGCAAGGTCGCGACCTGATGGTTGCGGCTCAGACAGGTACTGGTAAAACCGGTGGTTTCGCCCTCCCGATTCTGGAGCGCTTGTTCCCCAACGGTCACCCGGACAAATCCCAGCGTCACGGTCCGCGCCAACCGCGCGTACTGGTCCTGACCCCTACCCGCGAACTCGCCGCCCAAGTGCACGACAGCTTCAAGCTGTATGCCCGCGACTTGAAGTTCGTCAGCGCTTGCATCTTCGGCGGCGTCGGCATGAACCCACAGGTCCAGGCCATGTCCCGCGGTGTTGACGTGCTGGTCGCCTGCCCGGGTCGCTTGCTCGACCTGTGCGGCCAAGGCAGCGTTGACTTGTCCCACGTGGAAATCCTCGTGCTGGACGAAGCCGACCGTATGCTCGACATGGGCTTTGTCCATGACGTGAAAAAGGTCCTCGCGCGCCTGCCGGCCAAACGTCAGAACCTGCTGTTCTCGGCCACGTTCTCCAACGACATCACCGCTTTGGCGGGCAAGTTGTTGCACAACCCAGAGCGCATTGAAGTCACGCCGCCGAACACCACGGTTGAGCGTATCGAGCAGCGTGTCTTCCGCCTGGCCGCCAGCCACAAGCGTTCGCTGCTGGCCCACCTGATCACCGCAGGCGCCTGGGAACAGGTGCTGGTGTTCACCCGCACCAAGCACGGCGCCAACCGCCTGGCCGAGTACCTGGACAAGCACGGCCTCACCGCCGTCGCCATCCACGGCAACAAGAGCCAGAACGCGCGCACCAAAGCCCTGGCTGACTTCAAGGCCGGTGAAGTGCGCATCCTGGTTGCCACCGATATCGCCGCCCGCGGCCTGGATATCGACCAGTTGCCACACGTGGTCAACTTCGAACTGCCAAACGTCGACGAAGACTATGTGCACCGTATCGGCCGTACCGGCCGGGCTGGTCGTTCGGGCGAGGCCATTTCCCTGGTCGCACCGGACGAAGAAAAGCTGCTGAAAAGCATCGAGCGCATGACCAAGCAGAAAATCGCCGACGGCGACCTGATGGGCTTCGACTCAAGCGCCGTTGAGGCTGAGAAGCCTGAAGTGCGCGAGCGTCCGGATGTGCGCAACCCACGCAACCCACGCGGTCCGAAGGGCGATGGCCCGAACGGCGGCGGTGGTGGCGGTGGTCGTCGCGATAAGGGCAAAGACAAAGGCGGCAAGGAAAAAGCGCCTACCAACGGCCGTGGCGAACGCCCAGCCCGTGAGCAAAAGCCCCGTGAAGGCACCCCGGCCCGCGAACAGCGCCAGCCGAGCCAACCGCCACGCGCCACAGCCGACCGCGCGCCGGACGAGTTCCTCGACGACGACGTGGATAACTTCGGTAACCGCGTCGACTACGTGCCCCAGGCCAAGCCGGCCCAGGGCCGTGGCCGTCGTCCAGGTGCACCAGCGCCGGGCGCGGGCACAGGTTCCGGCGCTCCACGTGGCGGCCAGCCACAGGGCGGTCGTCAGAATGCTCCGCGCAACAGCAGCGGCGGCACCACCGGCACTCCGCCTGCCAAGCGCAGCGGTCCACGTAGCGGTGCGCCACGTGACGGCCAAGCTCGTCGCGACGATTCGCGCAGCAACAACCGCCGCCCAGCCCGTGATGAGCAGCCGAGTCTGTCCGAACCCGCCGTGCAGAACCCGCGCGGTGGCCCGGCGCCGAAGATCATCCACAAGGAGTCGAAAGCTGACCGCTTCCCGACACCTGAGCAGCTGGATCAGTTGCCAGGCCGCCCTCGTGGTGAAAAACCAGCGCTGCTCACCCGCAACCGCTGA
- a CDS encoding nuclear transport factor 2 family protein, with protein sequence MIDEIQAFLKDYFDVLQTQDLNKFDQVFHRGCVLYSAQNADVVVRPFAEYRAMVQGRKSPYEGGFPQLDEVLMIDVMSSEMAIVKVRLRLFNNVMVDYLNLMKVEGRWMIFAKLFHKAGDATEQ encoded by the coding sequence GTGATAGATGAAATTCAGGCGTTTCTGAAAGACTACTTTGATGTGTTGCAAACCCAGGACTTGAACAAGTTCGATCAGGTGTTTCACCGTGGCTGCGTGCTCTATAGCGCGCAGAATGCGGACGTGGTTGTGCGGCCTTTTGCTGAGTATCGCGCCATGGTTCAAGGCCGTAAGTCACCCTATGAGGGCGGCTTTCCGCAACTTGATGAAGTGCTGATGATTGACGTGATGTCCTCGGAAATGGCCATCGTGAAGGTGCGCCTGCGCTTGTTCAATAATGTAATGGTCGACTATTTGAATCTTATGAAAGTTGAGGGGCGCTGGATGATCTTCGCCAAACTTTTTCATAAGGCGGGTGACGCGACTGAACAATAA
- a CDS encoding LysR substrate-binding domain-containing protein, with protein sequence MKLPPLAALRAFEALARLGKVNLAAIELHVTHSAVSHQIRSLEEYLGIALVMRNKRSLILTDEGRVYAYQIRQALGEIAGVTEKLLAKTKHPQLTVSVLPSYAMHWLLPRLHDFRSAHPELHLRLESGMEFASFGQGPLDCAIRFGHGQWPDVHCETLMDDSLLVVAARDFNHGVLPDTAQAILEQPLLHASESWPIWLGAAGAEEQRPQASLEFTDSTLMLEAVRLGYGVALTRRSIAHSLIQRGDLVRLTDIEPVHTSRYFLVWPVGSKHSAQLTSLHTWLKEQVVIYKASL encoded by the coding sequence ATGAAACTCCCTCCTCTCGCCGCGTTACGTGCCTTCGAGGCATTGGCTCGACTGGGCAAGGTGAACCTGGCAGCGATTGAACTGCATGTGACCCACAGTGCGGTCAGCCACCAGATTCGCTCTCTCGAGGAGTATTTGGGTATCGCCTTGGTGATGCGCAACAAACGCTCCCTGATACTGACTGATGAGGGACGTGTGTATGCCTACCAGATCAGGCAAGCACTGGGCGAGATCGCAGGCGTCACGGAAAAGCTCCTGGCGAAGACCAAGCACCCGCAACTGACCGTGTCGGTGCTGCCCTCCTATGCCATGCATTGGTTGCTGCCGCGTTTGCATGATTTCAGAAGCGCCCACCCCGAGCTGCACCTGAGATTGGAGTCGGGCATGGAGTTCGCCAGCTTCGGGCAGGGCCCGCTCGACTGCGCCATCCGCTTCGGCCATGGGCAATGGCCCGATGTGCATTGCGAGACGCTGATGGATGACTCATTGCTGGTGGTCGCCGCGCGCGACTTCAATCACGGCGTGTTGCCCGACACTGCGCAAGCCATCTTGGAGCAGCCACTGCTGCACGCCAGTGAAAGCTGGCCAATTTGGCTCGGCGCAGCCGGCGCGGAAGAACAACGCCCTCAAGCCTCGCTGGAGTTCACCGACTCTACGTTGATGCTTGAAGCGGTCAGGCTGGGGTATGGCGTCGCGCTGACCCGCCGCTCGATTGCTCACTCACTGATTCAACGTGGGGACTTGGTCAGGCTCACCGATATCGAACCGGTGCACACTTCACGCTACTTTCTGGTCTGGCCGGTCGGCAGTAAACATTCAGCGCAGTTAACCTCGCTGCACACCTGGCTCAAAGAGCAAGTGGTGATCTATAAGGCCAGTTTATAA
- a CDS encoding YceI family protein → MLKKTLAALALGTALLSAGQVMAADYKIDKEGQHAFIDWKISHLGYSFIHGTFKDWDGSFSWDAAKPEASKIAVDVKTASLWSNHAERDKHIASKDFLDVAKFADAKFVSTAVKSTGEKTADVTGDLTFHGVTKPVTFKATFNGEGKDPWGGERAGFNATTTLNLNDFGVKGPGPTSQTVDLDISLEGVKAK, encoded by the coding sequence ATGTTGAAAAAGACTCTCGCTGCTCTGGCACTTGGTACTGCTCTGCTGTCTGCAGGTCAGGTCATGGCCGCTGACTACAAGATCGATAAGGAAGGCCAGCACGCCTTCATCGACTGGAAAATCAGCCACCTTGGCTACAGCTTCATCCACGGTACCTTCAAGGACTGGGATGGTTCGTTCAGCTGGGATGCCGCCAAGCCTGAAGCCAGCAAAATCGCCGTCGACGTGAAAACCGCCAGCCTGTGGTCCAACCACGCAGAGCGTGACAAGCACATCGCCAGCAAAGATTTCCTGGACGTCGCCAAGTTCGCTGATGCCAAGTTCGTGTCTACCGCGGTTAAATCAACCGGCGAAAAAACTGCTGACGTGACCGGCGACCTGACCTTTCATGGCGTGACCAAACCTGTGACCTTCAAGGCCACTTTCAACGGTGAAGGCAAAGACCCATGGGGCGGCGAACGTGCTGGCTTCAACGCCACCACCACGCTGAACCTGAACGACTTCGGCGTCAAAGGCCCAGGCCCGACTTCCCAGACCGTGGACCTGGACATCTCGCTGGAAGGTGTCAAAGCGAAGTAA
- a CDS encoding cytochrome b codes for MQLRNSPARYGWVSMVLHWGVALVVFSLFALGLWMVGLDYYSAWRKDAPDLHKSIGITLFAIMLVRIVWRLVSPPPPPLASYSRLTRMGAAFGHVFLYLGLFAVMIAGYLISTADGVGIPVFGLFEIPAVVSGLPDQADTAGVVHLYLAWVLVVFAGLHGVAALKHHFIDRDATLNRMLGRKA; via the coding sequence ATGCAGCTACGTAATTCACCGGCCCGCTATGGCTGGGTCAGTATGGTTTTGCACTGGGGTGTGGCCCTGGTGGTGTTCAGTTTGTTCGCCTTGGGCCTGTGGATGGTCGGTCTCGACTACTACAGCGCCTGGCGCAAAGACGCGCCCGACCTGCACAAGAGCATTGGCATCACGCTGTTCGCCATCATGCTGGTGCGCATCGTCTGGCGTCTGGTCAGCCCACCGCCACCACCGCTGGCCAGTTACAGCCGCTTGACCCGCATGGGGGCCGCGTTTGGCCATGTTTTTCTTTATCTCGGGCTGTTTGCCGTGATGATTGCCGGTTACCTGATTTCCACCGCAGACGGTGTCGGTATTCCGGTATTTGGCCTGTTTGAAATCCCTGCCGTGGTTTCCGGGCTACCGGACCAGGCAGACACCGCCGGCGTGGTGCACCTGTACCTCGCCTGGGTGTTGGTGGTCTTCGCCGGTTTGCACGGCGTGGCTGCGTTGAAACACCACTTTATCGATCGTGATGCGACCCTCAACCGAATGCTGGGGCGCAAAGCCTGA
- a CDS encoding adenosylmethionine--8-amino-7-oxononanoate transaminase, whose amino-acid sequence MGLNNQWMQRDLAVLWHPCTQMKDHQQLPLIPIKRGEGVWLEDFEGKRYLDAVSSWWVNVFGHANPRINQRIKDQVDQLEHVILAGFSHQPVIELSERLVKMTPEGLTRCFYADNGSSCIEVALKMSFHYWLNRGQPNKKRFVTLTNSYHGETIAAMSVGDVPLFTETYKALLLDTIKVPSPDCYLRPEGMSWEEHSRNMFLAMEQTLAENHDSVAAVIVEPLIQGAGGMRMYHPVYLKLLREACDKYGVHLIHDEIAVGFGRTGTMFACEQAGIRPDFLCLSKALTGGYLPLAAVVTTDDVYDAFYDDYPTLRAFLHSHSYTGNPLACAAALATLDIFEEDNVIENNKALAQRMATATAHLVDHPHVSEVRQTGMVLAIEMVQDKATKTAYPWQERRGLKVFEHALERGALLRPLGSVVYFLPPYVITPEQIDFLAEVASEGIDIATNSKVSVAVPKDFHPGFRDPG is encoded by the coding sequence ATGGGCTTGAACAACCAGTGGATGCAACGCGACCTCGCGGTGCTGTGGCATCCCTGCACCCAGATGAAAGACCACCAGCAATTGCCGCTGATCCCGATCAAACGCGGTGAAGGCGTATGGCTGGAAGACTTCGAAGGCAAGCGCTACCTCGACGCCGTCAGTTCCTGGTGGGTCAATGTGTTCGGCCACGCCAACCCGCGCATCAACCAGCGCATCAAAGATCAAGTTGATCAGCTGGAACACGTGATCCTCGCCGGTTTCAGCCACCAGCCGGTGATCGAGCTGTCCGAGCGCTTGGTCAAGATGACGCCCGAAGGCCTGACCCGCTGCTTCTATGCCGATAACGGTTCGTCGTGCATCGAAGTCGCGCTGAAGATGAGCTTTCACTACTGGCTCAACCGCGGCCAGCCGAACAAAAAGCGCTTCGTGACCCTGACCAACAGCTACCACGGCGAAACTATCGCCGCGATGTCGGTGGGCGACGTGCCGCTGTTTACTGAAACCTACAAAGCACTGCTGCTGGACACTATTAAAGTGCCCAGCCCGGATTGCTACCTGCGCCCCGAGGGCATGAGCTGGGAAGAGCACTCGCGCAACATGTTCCTGGCCATGGAACAGACCCTGGCCGAGAACCACGACAGCGTCGCCGCCGTTATCGTCGAACCGCTTATCCAAGGCGCCGGCGGCATGCGCATGTACCACCCGGTGTACCTCAAGCTGCTGCGTGAAGCCTGCGACAAATACGGCGTGCACCTGATACACGACGAAATCGCCGTGGGCTTTGGCCGCACCGGCACGATGTTCGCCTGTGAACAGGCCGGCATCCGCCCGGATTTCCTGTGCTTATCCAAAGCCCTCACCGGCGGCTATTTGCCGCTGGCGGCGGTGGTCACCACCGACGATGTCTACGACGCTTTCTACGACGACTACCCAACCCTGCGCGCCTTCCTGCACTCCCACAGCTACACCGGCAACCCGCTGGCGTGTGCCGCGGCGCTGGCGACCCTGGATATTTTCGAAGAAGACAACGTCATCGAAAACAACAAGGCCCTGGCCCAGCGCATGGCCACGGCCACCGCACACCTGGTGGACCACCCGCACGTGTCGGAAGTGCGCCAGACCGGCATGGTGCTGGCCATCGAGATGGTGCAGGACAAAGCCACCAAGACCGCCTACCCGTGGCAGGAGCGCCGTGGCCTGAAGGTGTTCGAACACGCGTTGGAGCGCGGCGCACTGTTGCGGCCGTTGGGCAGCGTGGTGTATTTCCTGCCGCCGTATGTGATCACACCGGAGCAGATCGACTTTCTGGCCGAAGTGGCCAGCGAAGGCATCGATATCGCCACCAACAGCAAAGTCAGCGTTGCGGTGCCCAAAGACTTCCACCCAGGCTTCCGCGATCCAGGCTGA